A segment of the Sanyastnella coralliicola genome:
TGTCGAATGGAAAATCATACTCCTTGTTCGTTTTCAATCGATTGATCTCGTAATTGAACTCCGTATTCCCGTCAATGCTCCCTAAAGTCAAAATGGTCAATTCCGGATAATATTGCCCATCGTGCTCTTTATACTTCGAGTGTTCGATGGTCAATGATCGCTGGTAGTACAGGTCGTCAAACACTGTTTTTGAAAGCTGATAGGTGTACCCATCAAACCAATAACGCTTGATCATGAGGTCTTCCTCGTCGGCCTTTCGTAAGATGCGTCGGTACTTCTTATCCGTTGTCTCAATCTCCAGTGAATCGTCAGGATTGATGTCGCGTTCATCCACTCCAACCACCTTTTTGAGTTTGCGGTTGTACTTTGAAATCAAGAGATAGTCTTGCTCGTCAACTTTAGAGATAAACTTGTCTTGTTGCTCGTCTAAGTCAACGGCATTTCCGAGCAATATGCTTTGAAGCATTTCAAAGCTGATCTCGGTCTTCGTGATGTTTACGATTTCTTCGATGGAACCAACAAAGTAGTGCTTGTCGTTCGGCACTTTTGAGATGTACTTCAACGAATCTGGAGTGATCATCACACGAGCAACTTCAACACCGAGTAGCGGTGAAATACTCATCCAAATCACGCTGTCACGACGTATGCGAATGTTCGCCTTGAAGCTTTGCTTGGTCTCGGCATCTTTCAGTTCGGCTGAGATCTTCATCCCAATCCAATCTGCATCGAATTCTGTCTTGTAGTATCTGTTCAGAATGGCGCCTGAAGAACGATTCTTCAAGGGCTTCCCTTGCGCTAACCTGCGCTCGTTCGAACATCCTGAAGCTAGTACCAATAGAAGAAGTGGTAAGATCAGGAGAAGTGGATTTCTACTGATCAGTTTCTTCATAGTACTGTTGATTATCTACTTTCTTCTGCAATTGAGAAGAACCCTCTCCAATCTTCAAGGCTTCTTTCCAAGCCTCAACGGCGTCGTCTTTTCGGTCAAGGTGCCACAAGACATCACCTAAGTGCTCAAACAAGGTAGCATCGAGTACTGCACTCGCCGCCTGATTAATCCAATCAAGAGCTTCGTTGTACTTTCCTTGCTTGAATAGAATCCACCCGTAAGTGTCTTGGAACGATGGTGTGTTCGGAAGCAAGTCATTGCTTTTCTTCGAAAGCTCTGCGGCACGCTCTAGCTTAACTCCACGTACTGATAAGTAGTACGCATAGTTGTTCATGACAAATGGGTCATCCGGTATCAGTGAAAGCGATTTTTCGAAGGCTTCGTCTGACTTCTTGAATTCTTTTGTGTTGTAGTAAGCCTCACCCAAATTCGATTGGAAGCTTGCAGCTAGTGGCACATCTTCAACAACAAACGCCTTCCCCGTAAGGAATGACG
Coding sequences within it:
- a CDS encoding DUF4292 domain-containing protein codes for the protein MKKLISRNPLLLILPLLLLVLASGCSNERRLAQGKPLKNRSSGAILNRYYKTEFDADWIGMKISAELKDAETKQSFKANIRIRRDSVIWMSISPLLGVEVARVMITPDSLKYISKVPNDKHYFVGSIEEIVNITKTEISFEMLQSILLGNAVDLDEQQDKFISKVDEQDYLLISKYNRKLKKVVGVDERDINPDDSLEIETTDKKYRRILRKADEEDLMIKRYWFDGYTYQLSKTVFDDLYYQRSLTIEHSKYKEHDGQYYPELTILTLGSIDGNTEFNYEINRLKTNKEYDFPFDIPDSFERKLTP